From Skermanella sp. TT6, a single genomic window includes:
- a CDS encoding FkbM family methyltransferase: protein MPHLSGIDTGNNQAGLNQEPPFGTYAPSRFQRAVIGLTRTQPETWLGKRIAFAARRLVLAGLKSPLDVDVFGRRFRVHPEDNVCEKRVLFTPQFFDPVERQVLTACLHDGFTFVDLGANVGVYSLFVAGLAGRNARVLAVEPQPEIYRRLAFNVTANDLGTIRTLQCAVADRTGTLDLFIDRGNRGQSSIAMKTGERVSVPCRTLDGLLAEAGFDRVDALKIDIEGAEDTVLVPFFSSAPERRWPALILLEMSSDRWKTDCVKLCIDHGYRISQRTRLNVILRRTPDGASAAA from the coding sequence ATGCCGCACTTGTCCGGGATCGATACCGGGAACAACCAGGCCGGACTCAACCAGGAGCCGCCGTTCGGCACCTATGCGCCGTCCCGCTTCCAGCGCGCCGTGATCGGGCTGACCCGGACCCAGCCCGAGACCTGGCTCGGCAAGCGTATCGCCTTCGCGGCCCGGCGGCTGGTCCTGGCGGGTCTCAAGTCCCCTTTGGACGTCGATGTCTTCGGGCGGAGGTTCAGGGTGCACCCGGAAGACAATGTCTGCGAGAAGCGGGTGCTTTTCACGCCGCAGTTCTTCGATCCGGTAGAACGCCAGGTGCTGACCGCTTGTCTGCATGACGGCTTCACCTTCGTCGACCTGGGCGCGAATGTCGGCGTCTATTCGCTGTTCGTCGCCGGTCTCGCCGGAAGGAACGCCCGCGTGCTGGCGGTCGAACCTCAGCCGGAAATCTACCGCCGGCTCGCCTTCAACGTGACGGCCAACGATCTGGGAACCATCCGGACGCTGCAATGCGCGGTGGCGGACCGCACGGGGACCCTGGACCTGTTCATCGATCGCGGCAACCGGGGCCAGAGCAGCATCGCCATGAAGACGGGCGAGCGGGTCTCCGTGCCGTGCAGGACTCTCGACGGCCTGCTCGCCGAAGCGGGGTTCGACCGGGTCGACGCCCTGAAGATCGATATCGAGGGAGCCGAGGATACCGTGCTGGTGCCGTTCTTCTCCTCCGCGCCGGAACGGCGCTGGCCGGCGCTGATCCTGCTGGAGATGTCGAGTGACCGGTGGAAGACGGATTGCGTCAAGCTGTGCATCGACCACGGCTATCGGATCAGTCAGAGGACGCGGCTGAACGTGATCCTGCGGAGGACGCCGGACGGGGCTTCGGCCGCGGCCTGA
- the otnI gene encoding 2-oxo-tetronate isomerase, which yields MPKFAANLSMMFQEHDFLDRFGAAAECGFRGVEYLFPYEWRAAEIKRALDDAGLEQVLFNMPPGDWAGGERGMAAIPGREAEFAETVEKAIEYARVLDCPRLHAMAGIVHAGIDREEAEAVYVSNLRHAADAVARHGITLLAEPINSRDMPGYFLNTSTAGRKIMAAVSRPNLKLQFDIYHTQIMEGDLAERLRRNLEAIGHIQIAGTPGRHEPDIGEINYPFLFDLIDEIGYTGWIGCEYRPRAETRAGLGWAKAYGISAG from the coding sequence CGTTTCGGCGCCGCCGCCGAATGCGGCTTCCGGGGAGTCGAATACCTGTTCCCCTACGAATGGCGCGCCGCCGAGATCAAGCGTGCGCTCGACGACGCGGGGCTCGAGCAGGTGCTGTTCAACATGCCCCCCGGCGACTGGGCCGGCGGAGAGCGCGGCATGGCGGCGATTCCGGGGCGGGAGGCCGAGTTCGCCGAAACGGTCGAAAAGGCGATCGAGTACGCGCGCGTGCTGGACTGCCCGCGGCTTCATGCCATGGCCGGCATCGTGCACGCCGGGATCGACCGGGAGGAGGCCGAGGCCGTCTACGTCTCCAACCTGCGCCATGCCGCGGATGCGGTCGCCCGGCACGGCATCACCCTGCTGGCCGAACCGATCAACAGCCGGGACATGCCGGGCTATTTCCTGAACACCTCGACCGCAGGCCGCAAGATCATGGCCGCCGTTTCCCGTCCCAACCTCAAACTACAGTTCGACATCTACCATACCCAGATCATGGAGGGTGATCTGGCGGAACGGCTGCGTCGGAACCTGGAAGCGATCGGCCATATCCAGATCGCCGGGACGCCTGGGCGGCACGAGCCGGACATAGGCGAGATCAACTATCCGTTCCTGTTCGACCTGATCGACGAGATCGGTTATACCGGCTGGATCGGCTGCGAGTACCGGCCGCGTGCCGAAACCCGGGCCGGGCTCGGCTGGGCGAAGGCGTACGGCATCAGCGCCGGGTGA